The genomic stretch GTTTCTGTATCATTTCTCAATTACATGATGTCAAGTGCTAGATGCACAAATACGTACAACAACAATGAagagagccttaatcccaaaataattAGGGCTTAAATCTTTGAAACGTTTGGTAAGGGATACTGGTTTTGCTTTGTCTTACTCTTAAGTTACCCAATTGCGTCAAATTGTTGCAGAAATTTATAATGGGGATGCTTACAAATTTCGGGAGCATGGCATTGGATCGGATACATAACACTTTAAAGGTGATTTCTTGTGGGAGCCTCaatcgaaactattttatttgcaTATTCGTTAAGTCACACTAAGCTTCTTAGTCACACTAAACTAAATAACTTTTGGTGCAGATGTTCTGTATTGCTGATCCTGCATATGATAAGTCGCTTCAACAGCTACAAAGCTTCTTAAATGGCCTTGTTTCAGAAGAGAAGTTGGAACTAAGGGATGGAATGTATGTTCTGAAGAAATGACTAAAGAGTCCTTCTCATTTGTAGAGCTTCAACTGCATATGATGTGGGTGAGCTTATATACTGGTAATATAAGTAACTCCGTAACTTATATAAGTGGACCTTTGCAAGTTTCCATGATCAGGCTTGTCCTGAAAGGAACAAAGTTGTCGTTACTGAAGGTTGCACAAATATGTCTGAGAATCCGATGGGTCTGTTCCCTGGTGAATTGCAACTTTATGAAGCGTGGACGATTATTGAACAAGTAGATGACAGTGAGATCAAGGATACTCTTGTACTTGTATTCGTGTATCATCGCCACTTTCCCAGGACGAACATGAAGTGAGGGCAAGCTTCCAGAATCTGATTTTTCAATATTTATACGCAAATCATAGCAGTAAGGATTGTATATTAAGGACTGAAAGTCCTGTATAATGTGCAGTCGATTCATTAGTTCGAAGCCTGTAGCTTTTCTGTCTGATGCTAGGGTTGTTGACTTGTTGCTAGATCGGTCTGTTTGATTCGGTGGCTTTTATTGGGGCAAGAATGTACTGGCCAATTGGCCATGCACAGAAGTGGGAGGTTTGTTGTACTGTAATAGTGTAATCTTCTCAGGTAATTTACAACAAAATCTGTTTTTCTCCTTATATGCTTCCTACAATAAAATCCTGACCATCGGAAGAAATTGGAAAGAACAAGAAATAGAGAGGATCTGAATTCAATCTTTATAGCGTGTTGATAAGTGAAAAAGAACAAGATAGATAAGTGTGATTTATCAGCTTACGTTGGTTTGAGTTATAATGCTACCCACCTATTGTAGATGGGTAGATAAGTGTGATTTATGAACCAAGTAAAATCCTCTCAAGTAGTTGAGTGCACACATTGTTGCACCAgagcgtaaaaaaaaaaaaacgagtcaaGTACTATCTATATAGATCGATGAGACAAGTTTTTATCAGGCCGACGGATATAATTGTTAGTTTTTGTTtagaataaattaaaaattactcgCTTTTAAAATCCAGTTTTTGAAAATTACTCccttgtataattttatgaacTTATTTCGTTTGTGTCTTACCCAATTTATACTTTAAAACGTATAACAATGGAGGACAAGTTCAAAAACAAACGTAATAAGTCACCTAAATTGGAGTTTTGAatcaatttttgataaaagtgcatattaagggagtaattttgggAAAAAACTATATAAGAGAGTAATTTTAGAAAACAGAATTTTAAATGAgagtaatttttaatttactcttTTATTTATGAAAAATTCCTACTAAATTGACGCACAAATATACAAGTTTCTAGCTTTCTCTTATTATATTGATGTAAATTTCCTTATACAATTTAATTCACTTCAAATTAATTTTAAACTACCCCTTTTAAAATCTCAAGAACACGAATCCCTGATTAGAAATATTTAAAATAGAGGTTAAATAACTTAAGACGGTATTAAACAAAGACAAGCTGCTCCCTTAGAATAACTTGTTCAAGACGATTATGGTAGTTAGGTAAAACAGGAAAAAGAATATAAACAAAAAAATGAATTCTATATTCAGGTAGCCGTTACCGAAACAGAGGgaaattttaaataaaaaaaaaaagaaacaagattCTCAATATTACCGTTACATTCACTTGCACTTTAAACACACCAAAAACCCCAATCACACACAAAAACAAGATCAAAGATAGCAAATTTACACAATTCACACTACAAAAAATGATAGAAATTGATcaaaaacaatcattaaatcacattGAAATCGAAGAAGAAGAAGCAACAATGCAACAACTCAGATCAAAAGCCACTGAATTTCTCTTAACAGAAAAATGGAATGAATCAATTCAAGCTTACACCCAATTCATCACCCTTTGCCACGAAAAAGAATCGAACCCGAACTCGAAATACCGTAAACCCCTTTGTTTAGCCCTCTCAAATCGAGCCGAAGCCCGACTCAGATTGAAGGAATATGATGAAGCATTGAAAGATTGTGAGGAAGCCCTTTTGATTGATTCatcacatttcaaaactttggtGTGTAAAGGTAATATCTTGGTTAATTTGAATAAATATTCTTTGGGTTTAGATTGTTTTAAGAATGCATTGTTAGTTTGTGATTCAAGTAATGGGAATTTGGATATGTTAAATGGGTTAATTGAGAAATGTAAGAAGCTTAATTACGTATCGAAAACCGGTAATTTTGATGTTTCTGATTGGATTACAAGTGGGTTTAATGGAAAATGTCCTGAACTTGGTGAATTTGTTGGGTGTGTTGAGATTAAAAGGTCTGAAATTAGTGGAAGAGGTTTATTTTCGACGAAAAATGTCGATGTTGGTAGTTTAATCTTGGTTACTAAATCAGTTGCTACTGAAAGATGCATTTTACCTAATAAAGGTAATTTCGGCGAAACTGCGCAGTTGATTATGTGGGAGAATTTTATTGCTAAGGTTAATGAATCCGCTACCAAATGTTTAAAAACCCGTCATTTAATTGGTTTATTATCGACTGGTGAAAATGAGGATGATCTTGAAATTCCGGAAATTAGTGAATTTAAAGCTGAAAGTCTTGGAGGAAAAGATATTGACAGTAAGAAGGTTGAAATGGAAAAGATATTGAGTGTATTGGATGTGAATTCGCTTGTTGAGGATGCGGTTTCAGCAAAGGTTTTAGGCAAAAACCGCGATTATTATGGTGTGGGATTGTGGTTGATTCCGAGTTTTATTAATCATTCATGTGTACCGAATGTGAGGAGGTTGCATATTGGTGATTATGTGATTGTTTTGGCTTCTAGGGAGGTTAAGGCAGGAGAAGAATTCACAGTTGGTTACTATGATGTTTTATCTCCATTGAATAAGCGAAAAGAGATGGCGAAATCATGGGGATTTCAGTGTAGGTGTAAGAGGTGTAAACATGAGGAGCAAATTCAGTGTAAACCAGAGTTCGGTGAGATTGAATTAGGGCTTGAAAAAGAAGTGGATGCCGGTTGTACTGTTTTTCGACTAGAGGAGTGTATGAGGAGGTGTTCTATAAGAGGTAAGGATAAAGGGTATTTGAGAGCATCATTTTGGAAAGCGATTTCAAAAGCGTATGAGTCAGAGAAGACGGTTAGGAGATGGGGGAGGAAGATACCAGCATTGGAGCCGATTGTTGAGAGTTTAGTTGACGCGGTTGGGAGTGATGAAAGGGTTGTGAAGGTGCTTGTTAGGAAAATGAAGAAATTTGGTGGCGGATTTGGCGAAATGGAGAGGGCAATTAAGTTGGGAAGAGGTGTTTATGGTAAGGTTATGAAGAAACAAGCTTTAAGGATTTTGTTAGAGTTTGGTGTCAATGAATAAACACAAAAACTTTTGAGAGACGGTTTCTCACTAGTTAATGTTGTTACTAGCTTAGTAGCATTATTTGCTTCTTTTTTTCTGTTTGTGTTCTTTGTAGAGGAAATGTAAGATCAATTCCATCAACTTTCTTTTCTGATAATAGACATTTCTGAAATTTCCGAGATTATTTGTGATTGCGTATGAAAAATGGCATTAGGAGATTATTGATATACAATCAAGAATAAATATGTGGTCTCTCAATCAAGACCGTCTCTCTGAAGTCTTAGTATTGGCTATAAAGCAACACAAAACTTCCATTGGGGGTATAGCTTATCATAAATAACATCATAGACGGACTCCATTTGGAGTATTGTACAAATTGAACAAGTGAATAAGGTTCGAACCAaaaaaacctcacaaaaattccggtttttctgtcttgtttctCAAATCGGACGATTCTATAAGAGAGTTATTTTATGCTCCAATCCTCCAAAGTCCACCCATACTAGAAAACATAAGGGCTTTCAGCATTGGGCTTCTCTACATAGCAGTCCAAGCCACAATTACATGGATAACAAATGCTACGTCCCCGAAACTGGAAGGCAAATTCTCATTTCAGACAGGTGGTATCCGTCTAAAATTAAGATCGATAAAATATTACATTATTACTAACTTTTTATCATTAACGGTcaatttttattataaaatggtGATATTTTTCTCGTCTAAGTTAAAACCGTCTTAACTCTTAAGGCCTAACACACATGACACACATAATGTTGGAACCACAAATGACAAAACTTCTAACCAAGAGAACTCAACCAAACATTTTCTTATCCAAAACACACAAATACTACAACCAAAAAACCTCAACACATGTTATCCTAACACCATGACTACAATTCTAAATCCTACACTAACCTTActccaaaccaaaatcaaaacaccAAATTACACCCAAAACAATCCACACCATACTCAATCACCCCAACAATCATCCTCAATCGAAAAAACACGTACATTTCGACGTAAATTTCTACTATCAACATTACTAGGAGGGCTAGGCGTAAGTACTACTACTGGTTTGCCAGTTAAAGCGCAAGCCGAAGAAATAAAATGGGGCACCCGTTCGTTCTTATGGGAACATTTTTTTGAACCCGGGTTGTCACCGGAGGACGCGGTAGCTCGGATTAAGAATACTGCTGAAGGGTTACATAGTCTAAGACATATGGTTGATACTATGTCATGGAGGTATGTTATTTTTTATATTAGGCTTAAACAAGCTTATTTGAAGCAGGATATGAAGACTGCTATGGCTTTGGTACCCCAGGCTCGGATGAATGATTATGTTAGTGTCGCTAATGAATTAGTCGATAGCATGGGCGAGGTAATTTCTACATTCCATTTTTGTTAACAGGTTAATTATTAAGTAAGACGGTCtgataattattattttaaaaaccaAATACTTGTCTAATGATCGAAATTATTAAATGAATTATCGAAATTATTGTTATATATGGAGTATTCTTAATCAAAAATTTTATATAAAATGTATCGAAAGAAGGTTAACGTAGTGACATGTTGATGTGAAATATAAGCATATATCGACTCATGTCTAATTTATTACGaaaatctacatagtataaaaacTGAGTTTTTTTAAATCTTTCTAATTGGCCGAGAGATTTTAGTAAAACATGCATTTGTTTTGTTAGTGGTATGGCCCCAATTGAaagaacaaattaattaatttcagtTCTTTTGTTTTGCACGTTTAGTTTTACAAATTTATATGTCTATTCACTAAGTTTTACAAAACATTATACCAAGGTtgcattattatattaataaaattgtcATTTTAAATCTACTTTATGCACCTCGGCACTTTAAATTTTAAGAAATTACTTTACAATACCCAACAAAAAATCTACTTTTAATTTTGTACAAATATAAGTCAACAAATAAAATTAACTTGCAAAAGGAAAATCGATTTTTGAATAGAAATAATATAATGTGATTACAAATTATGTATAATATATATTTCACAATTTTGTGAGTAATTTTACTCTTCAATCATTCTAGAGTAATGTATTTTTTATATCTAGCTAACTAGCTTAGTGTATTTATGAACGTAAAGTTTACTCTTTTCACGTTTCTTAGTCAAATTCATTATTAAAAATACTCTTGTATTTTTTGCACGGATTAAAACTAGTTATTTTTATATCCCGTGAAAACACCGGTGTAAGTTAATATCGTTTGACTACCAGAGTTAAACAAGGACAATATAAATGAGATGATCGTCATGGTTTATTATATGAATGCTATGCTATTGTTTGCAATGCAGTTTGATTACTATGTTCGGACGCCAAAAGTATATGAATCATATGTATTCTACGAGAAGACGTTGAAATCAATCGACAATCTCGTAGCGTTCCTGGCTTAATGTTTTCAAGTCCAAAGACAGGGGACTCTGTTTCGATTCCGGCCTAATTGTCAGTCATCTTCTAAATCTTTGCTATGTATTATCAAAAATGTACAAATTTTAATAGAATTGTTTCGCTTTACGGTTGGATTTTTAAAACCGTCTTTTATAATTCTCGCAAATACAAGTATCGAAACAATGTACGAAAACGATCATATATATAGAAATACATTGTTGATTAAATCCATAGAAAATACACAATTTTCAGACTAAACAAGCCAAATTTTAAGGCCATAAggtaaatataaaatatatactcACAAAACACAACTCAAACGCGTATAATTGAAATAAGTAGGCAATGCATCAACGACGAGAAATTGCAACGGCAGACATGAGAATGAGTAGAATGAACAAGACCATAGCAACAAAGGAGCCAATCAACGAGCCAGAAGTACGCTCACAGAAACTGTTAAACTGCTGGCAGATCGCGAACCAGTTGGCAGAAGTGTTTCCTTTGTGTGCCAAGTATACTATCGCCGCTGCTGCTGACGCTGCTGCTGTTAGCAGACCTAATGCCACCATATCGAGAATGACTAAGAAGATGCGAGTGCCTTTAGCCCCGCTTCTGATAATGTGGATTATAGAGAGTGCAAGGGACAGCACCAAGTAACCTGTTACTATTGCATTTGCTATCACAAAAAACCTGCaggaatttgaacaaatgaaATGTTAACTGaataaagctgaactgaactgaactgaactgaataacgTTGAAACTAATAATTGTTAGCTGAATAaagttgagctgaactgaactgaataacgTTAGACTAATAATTGTTAACTGaataaagctgaactgaactgaactgaataacgTGGAGTAAGAAAGTGAAGTGTAGTCGTACGTGAAAGTGGGAAGATCACTATACTCAGCTCGAAATCTGATGAATTGGGTGAAGAAAGGAAGTGTCTCATTAGTTGTTCCCATTGCTATGGCACTTGCTAAGGTTGATAAACCTGCAACAACCCTAAAGACAAGATCGAGTATGGCTAGACCTCGGTTTGCACTACGACTTCCAATGCTAGCCTTTGAGTGTTCACCAGCTTCAATTCCTCCCTTCATTTTGCTTTCTTTTGTTATCAACACTTAACTTGCTCTTGATGAAATAAATATAAGAGATTATTTTGTATTTGATGAATGAAATAAAATGTGATATGGTATATATACTAGGAGGTTAACAATAAACACAAACTATAAAGACAAGAAGGATTAGCTAAATGGGTTGGATAGAACAAAGTGGGATTGGTGTATTAGAgtcaacacaaattcttgtttaaaacgagagtatccgtcttaaacttaaaacaggTTAAATTAATAGCAtaaataagacaaaagcaaaatgTCTAGATATTAGCAAAAAAAATTGTCAGATTTATGCAAATGGAATGCTATTTGCCCATTTTAATGTTGAGacagatatatccgtcttaaaagaGACTAACTGGTCCATCTAAAAAGAGACTAATTGGCCAGTCAAACTAATTGTATTTAATATGGTTAATTGTTAGTTACATAATCATGTACTCACTAAAGCATGAACAAATAATATTTTTAAGTGTTTTCATGGCTTTATAACTGCTCTGCAATTCAGAATGTTGATGATGATTAGTTGGTGTTTTTGTTAGTATGGAGTAGTTTAGGTATGATATGGTGTTTTTGGTGAGTTCTTAAAGTGTGTGATAGTTTAATGTCACATTGTCATATTAATTTTGGTGAGGACCATTTTACCAATTTAAATTTAGGGATAAATTACTAAAACCGGCTCAGGAATACAGTACGTTTTTTTCAATATATGTGAGATCGTGAAAATGTAATGAACCTGGACACCTGGTTGATCGAAAAAGTATCATCGAACTCCCTTGTGTTGGATAGATGTTCTTTAGGTAGATGATGGTAGATACCAATGTTCAAATTATTGTCTGTAGAAATTTACGTCGTTAAAACGTTCGTATTCCGACAGTACAACAGTACGAAGTAATCCCTTCATTTGTAACTGATCCCTTCCTGAACCAATCTTGAATGGTATATAAAACAGTGGGTTATTTGTAGCTCCCTTTCCGAACCAAACTTCATTTTATCGATCAATTTGGCTCTCACGCTCAATCATTCAGGTGTTTAAACTCGATTCAAGCAGAAGTGCAGAACTGATTAAATCTTTAGAAATGTTCCAAAAGTAAATCACAAAGGTCAAACAAAGCACAAACAACCTTACAGTCTTATATTCAAGCATGGCTGTAGAGAAGCTCATCAACAATGATACATCATGTCATATGAATTACGATTCAGAGTATATATCAACTAATGGGTTTCGCCCGTATGTGTTCTATTATTACCAGCATTAAATGCTGCATCAATGGAAGCTCAGATATGCAAGTGATGTAACAGATAAAAAAGAGCGGAAATCTTCAGTTCGAGGCCAATTAACCATGAGAAGTCTCATCGTTTGAAACAACGTTTTCAGTCTTGTCATTTTCTTCTGAAGAATCGTGCTGGTCGGCGTGCATATCTTCACCATCAGCTGGGGCATAAGCTGAGCGCCTTGAGCGAGCTTGGTGATGTGGAGTTGGCTGAGGAAGTAAACAGAAACACATATTGTG from Silene latifolia isolate original U9 population chromosome 2, ASM4854445v1, whole genome shotgun sequence encodes the following:
- the LOC141644139 gene encoding methyltransferase FGSG_00040; translated protein: MIEIDQKQSLNHIEIEEEEATMQQLRSKATEFLLTEKWNESIQAYTQFITLCHEKESNPNSKYRKPLCLALSNRAEARLRLKEYDEALKDCEEALLIDSSHFKTLVCKGNILVNLNKYSLGLDCFKNALLVCDSSNGNLDMLNGLIEKCKKLNYVSKTGNFDVSDWITSGFNGKCPELGEFVGCVEIKRSEISGRGLFSTKNVDVGSLILVTKSVATERCILPNKGNFGETAQLIMWENFIAKVNESATKCLKTRHLIGLLSTGENEDDLEIPEISEFKAESLGGKDIDSKKVEMEKILSVLDVNSLVEDAVSAKVLGKNRDYYGVGLWLIPSFINHSCVPNVRRLHIGDYVIVLASREVKAGEEFTVGYYDVLSPLNKRKEMAKSWGFQCRCKRCKHEEQIQCKPEFGEIELGLEKEVDAGCTVFRLEECMRRCSIRGKDKGYLRASFWKAISKAYESEKTVRRWGRKIPALEPIVESLVDAVGSDERVVKVLVRKMKKFGGGFGEMERAIKLGRGVYGKVMKKQALRILLEFGVNE
- the LOC141644141 gene encoding photosynthetic NDH subunit of lumenal location 2, chloroplastic; translated protein: MTTILNPTLTLLQTKIKTPNYTQNNPHHTQSPQQSSSIEKTRTFRRKFLLSTLLGGLGVSTTTGLPVKAQAEEIKWGTRSFLWEHFFEPGLSPEDAVARIKNTAEGLHSLRHMVDTMSWRYVIFYIRLKQAYLKQDMKTAMALVPQARMNDYVSVANELVDSMGEFDYYVRTPKVYESYVFYEKTLKSIDNLVAFLA
- the LOC141644140 gene encoding casparian strip membrane protein 3-like — translated: MKGGIEAGEHSKASIGSRSANRGLAILDLVFRVVAGLSTLASAIAMGTTNETLPFFTQFIRFRAEYSDLPTFTFFVIANAIVTGYLVLSLALSIIHIIRSGAKGTRIFLVILDMVALGLLTAAASAAAAIVYLAHKGNTSANWFAICQQFNSFCERTSGSLIGSFVAMVLFILLILMSAVAISRR